From a region of the Neobacillus niacini genome:
- a CDS encoding DUF4179 domain-containing protein, which yields MIPKIESSSITPIREKGVDSIVDWFDQHKHSFYTLGWSYLRNQEQMEDLFYQTIIKVHKKLPQFKRETSFETWVTSIFIHTCRGLSVGRSLQVSEKSEEQQELFNALDQLKENEREAMVLTYVKGISKEEAAKLLQVSEGKLKELLFYGIQLFRKEMGNGATYNGCKEYHEVYIDYLERTLDRQRKIDLEKHLYHCQECQEDLASFQEVMVTLLNLPERMKELYMPAGFIENVKDRLAEKEKHRQQKNKKRARIGLVFAGVLALLIGVEFFTRAFSNLYYTWAEEDQELRTFLQQDLGEPLNLEAESSGIKIKIKSAIADEVQTIIFYEIEDAEEDNQYAMENFEGIFVENQDEIMSPEGYQSYYPPDLESDVNKEEKNVFQGKMSLLPLKGNNGTIKLKITKLHKLVRNSSDPNGFSAYGNMEYKSGEWNFEIPVTKQPSVEYALDEEIEVEGIPVRFNKLTIAPTATILQYSVSNKQAKKRIDDLNFDNLEVNNKILKSDMYRGSFFDSQQDVNWFTFQKHFGPLFGEKLKEVNIQLDLVHLSYDDPKNIELDASQVYPQTFEYAGSTISIDKVEIGQPTKVVISNHEIENRAYETLNFQIVGEDENDISSLEMSSEGVLIDKNGVEYDANQPVPFEEIEQPRHFITVQTTELHSNTAGENVIPKRLEIYGYNATKYLDDVIKISLE from the coding sequence ATGATTCCAAAAATAGAATCTAGTTCAATCACTCCGATAAGAGAAAAAGGCGTGGATTCCATTGTCGATTGGTTCGATCAGCATAAACATTCGTTTTATACGCTCGGTTGGTCCTATCTTCGGAATCAGGAGCAAATGGAAGACCTTTTTTACCAGACAATTATAAAAGTTCACAAGAAGTTGCCTCAATTTAAAAGAGAAACATCATTCGAAACGTGGGTTACATCTATTTTTATACATACCTGCCGAGGGCTTTCTGTTGGTAGGAGTTTACAAGTTTCAGAAAAAAGTGAAGAACAACAAGAGTTATTTAACGCACTTGATCAATTGAAAGAGAATGAGAGAGAAGCGATGGTCCTTACATATGTTAAAGGAATCTCAAAGGAAGAAGCTGCAAAACTTCTCCAAGTTTCTGAGGGGAAGTTGAAAGAGCTTTTATTTTACGGAATCCAGTTATTTAGAAAAGAAATGGGAAACGGAGCAACCTACAATGGCTGTAAGGAGTATCATGAGGTTTACATCGATTACTTAGAAAGAACGCTAGACCGGCAGAGAAAGATTGATTTAGAGAAACATCTATATCATTGCCAAGAGTGTCAGGAGGATTTGGCATCCTTTCAGGAAGTCATGGTAACCTTGTTAAATCTTCCTGAAAGGATGAAAGAATTATATATGCCAGCTGGTTTCATAGAAAATGTAAAAGATAGGCTGGCAGAAAAGGAAAAGCACAGACAACAGAAGAACAAGAAACGTGCAAGAATAGGACTTGTTTTTGCAGGTGTACTCGCATTATTAATAGGTGTAGAATTTTTTACTAGGGCGTTTTCCAACCTTTATTATACCTGGGCAGAAGAGGATCAGGAATTGCGTACATTTCTTCAACAGGACCTGGGAGAACCCTTGAACCTTGAAGCCGAAAGCAGCGGGATAAAAATAAAGATAAAAAGCGCGATTGCTGATGAAGTGCAGACGATTATTTTTTATGAGATAGAGGATGCGGAAGAGGACAATCAATATGCAATGGAAAACTTTGAAGGTATTTTTGTAGAAAACCAAGATGAAATTATGAGTCCTGAAGGATATCAAAGCTACTATCCTCCCGACCTCGAATCGGATGTAAATAAGGAAGAAAAGAATGTGTTTCAAGGGAAGATGAGTCTCCTGCCACTAAAAGGTAATAACGGGACGATCAAACTGAAGATCACAAAACTTCACAAATTGGTTCGTAATTCCTCGGACCCCAATGGTTTTAGTGCTTATGGGAACATGGAATATAAATCTGGTGAGTGGAACTTCGAAATTCCTGTAACAAAACAGCCTTCCGTCGAATATGCACTTGATGAAGAAATTGAGGTCGAAGGAATTCCGGTTCGTTTTAATAAACTAACCATTGCTCCTACAGCGACAATTCTGCAATATAGTGTTAGTAATAAACAGGCAAAGAAACGGATAGATGATCTTAATTTTGACAATCTGGAAGTAAACAATAAAATACTGAAATCTGATATGTATCGAGGATCATTTTTTGATTCACAGCAAGACGTAAATTGGTTTACTTTTCAAAAACACTTTGGCCCTCTTTTTGGAGAAAAGCTGAAGGAGGTTAACATTCAACTGGATTTAGTTCATTTATCATATGATGACCCAAAAAACATTGAACTGGATGCTTCTCAGGTATATCCTCAAACATTTGAATATGCGGGAAGTACAATCTCCATCGACAAGGTGGAAATTGGACAACCCACCAAAGTTGTCATCAGCAATCATGAAATTGAGAACCGTGCATATGAGACGTTGAACTTTCAAATTGTCGGTGAGGATGAAAATGATATTAGTTCATTGGAGATGAGTTCTGAAGGCGTACTTATTGATAAAAATGGGGTCGAATATGATGCGAATCAACCTGTCCCATTTGAAGAAATCGAGCAGCCCCGTCATTTCATTACAGTTCAAACCACGGAGTTACATAGTAACACCGCAGGAGAAAATGTAATCCCTAAAAGGCTGGAGATTTATGGATATAACGCAACAAAATATTTGGATGATGTTATAAAGATTTCGTTGGAATAA